The stretch of DNA AATCTTTATGCATAGTTAACCCCATTTCCAGTATTTTCGGTCTTTATTCAGCCAGACGATCCCATTCGTTTTGTAATTCTTGCAGGAAACCGTCCTTATCCACTTGACCGGCTACAAATCTCTGTACAGCTTCCCCAAAAGCCTGCGCAACACCATCCGGGTAGTAGGAATTGTACGATCCATATACCTTTCCTTCCTTTAAGTAGCGGGAAAGGTCTGCTCCCAAATCACCAATCGTTTCATTATCTGCCGAAAAGGAAGAGAATCCCGGTATAATCTGCATGTCCTTGGTCATATGGGTTTGTCCTTCCGGCGTAGTGACAAGCCAGTTGAAGAAGTCCTTTACTTCTTTTTTTACATCAGAATTCTTATTGATGGCCCAATAACCACTAACGCCCGCATACAGTTTGTCATTCTCTTCCGGATTGTCGTTTACCGGGAGAGGCATTAATCCTGTTTCGAGGCTCGCATTTCCATTATCAATAGTCGGCTGGAGCCAGTTTCCTCCGAGCGTCATAGCTATCTCGCCATTCACCAATTGGGTAGTCTGATTATTAAAGTTGGTGCTCAGCCCATTCTTTCCGTTGGCAAAATCATATTGAATAAAATCCGCCACTTCCTTAAAAATTTCATTTCCAACAAATGTAGCGGTTCCGTCATATAACCCTTTAATAAAAGCCAGCGGATCCTTCTGACGGGCAATCCCCATATTAACCAGGAAATTACCAGCTTGATACCAATCCATATATGCCCCTACTAAGGGTTGCATTCCGGCTGATTTCAGCGATTCGACATCCTGTTTCAATTCGGTTAATGTTACGGGAACCTTGGATATCCCCGCTTGCTGAAAGAGCTTTTTGTTATAGACATATCCATATCCTTCCACAGATACCGGCAGTCCGTATACTTTTCCATCATCTCCGGTAATGCCTTCCTTCGCCAGGGGAATCATATCTTTAGTCCAGGGCTGATCCGTCAAGTCCTCCAGTTGAGACTGCCAGAGTTTCAAATCCTGATTCCCAAGTACTGTAAAGACATCGGGCAGTTCTCCGGAAGCCAACTTGGTCTTGAGACCCGTGCTGAAATTGTCGCTGACAGACTCAATCGAAAATTGAATGTCCGGGTGAAGGGCAGTGTACGCTTCTGCTGTCTTTTTCAATGCCTTGTCAATCTCAATTTTGTTCTGATAAATATATATTGTCTTGGTTTTAGCGCTTTCCGAAGAACCCGTTTGCGAATTTTGTCCTTCGTTCGCTTGTCCACCGCATGCCGTCAATGCCAGCACCCCTGCCAACGACACGCACAGCATAGTAAGTCTCCCTTTTGTTCTCTTCATTCTTTTTCCTCCTAAAATTTAATTAGCTCAACCTTTTACAGCGCCCGCCATTACGCCTCCGACAATTTTCTTTTGCAGAAGGATAAAGATAACAATTATAGGAAGCATGCTCATGGTTAGAGCAGGCAAAGCTATGTCCCAACGGCTGTTATACATGCCGAACAAGCGGTTAATCGCCAGTTGAACGGTACTGAGTTTCTGATTGTTCAGCAGAACCAGTGGAATCATAAAATCATTCCAAACCCAGAACATATCCATCACAAATACACTGAATACGACCGGTGAAAGTAGAGGAAACACAATTCTTACAAATACCTGAATCACACCGCAACCATCAATCCGGGCGGCCTCCTCCAATTCATAAGGAAGAGTCTTGACTCCACTGCGGATCATAAAAAAAGCGAAAGCGAGTCCAATCCCCCAATAGGCCAGCACTGCTCCCGGAATTGTATTGTTTAAATGCAAGAACTTCATGACCTGGACAAGAGGAATCATAATTGTCGCGAAGGGAATCAACATGGATAGCAGGATGGCACTGCTAAAGATTCGGGAATAGACCGTCGGATGCCGCTCCGCCCAGTAAGCCGTCATCGTTGCCAGAATAATGACACCACATACAGCGGAAAAGGACACTATGGCTGTGTTCTTCATAATGTTAGGGATATTCACTTCTTCCCAAGCCTTTACATAATTATCGAAGCTCCACTCGTCTGGAAACCGGAGCGGAAAGGCTATAATTTCGTTAAGCGGTTTAAAGGAGTTCATGACCATGATCCATAAAGGGGCCACAAAGATTAGCACCCCCGCGAGCACAACCATAAACGTGATCAACATGGAAACGGGATTCTTTTTCATAAGATTTGACTCTCCTTCCTTTTGCTCATGTACAATTGAACCGAGGTGATCGCTAAAATAATGACAAAGAACACAAGCGCCTCCGCAGTGGCTAATCCGTACTTATTGTTGGCAAAGGCATCGTTATAGATATTTAAGGCCATAGATGTAGTTGAGCCGTAGGGCCCTCCTTTTGTCAGAGAAACATTAGTCTCAAACATCTTGAGCGCGCTTGAAATCGTCCAGAACAGGGAGACTGTAATGTACGGAACACACAAGGGCAGTTTGATCCGGAGAAACGTATTTAGGGGTCTGGAACCGTCAACCTTCGCGGATTCAATCAGCTCCGAAGAAATTCCGCTCAAAGCGGCGATCATGATGACCATCACATAACCCGCATTTTGCCAAACATTGACGATGACTAACGCGGCGAATGCCGTCTTCTCTGTTCCGAGCCATTGCTGGGTAAAGAAGCCCAAATTCAGCTTGTCACCGATCGCCGGAAAACCGGCAATAAAAATAAACTGCCAAATAAAACCAAGGATTAATCCTCCCATCGTTTGCGGCAAATAAAAGGCGGCCCGGAATGGGTTCCGAAGAGGCAGCCTGGCTGTCAATGCTACAGCCAAAAGTATGCCGAGCAGATTGATGAGCAGTACAGTGACCGCAGTAATACGGAGAGTGAACCAGAAAGCATCCAAAAACTTCGCTTTCCCCGAGAATATATTGTTGAAATTGTTGAGTCCCACAAACTTAATTTCATTGGAAATTCCATTCCAATTGGAGAACGAGTAAATAATACTTATAGCAAATGGAATAACAACGACGGCAAGAAAAACTAACGTGGAAGGTCCCAGAAACAGAAGATTACCCCATAACATGTTATATTTCTTTTTTCTCTTCAAATTCTTGTCCCCCAATTTTCAAATTCCTTATTTGTAATGTCGGCATTTATAACATGCTCTTTACTTGTTACTTTAAATTATATAAAATTAAAAATAAATTTCTTCGCTTTTTTTGACTGATTTATAGCGAAAAGTTGATATTTGTATCAAGGGGATGATCAATTTATGAATTATAGCCACGAAAGTATTATGGTTCCCGAAGGATTTTTGGCATGGATATACTTGCATTCGGAAAACCAAGTCACCTTGGTGGAAGATCATTGGCATCGCAGCCTAGAGTTAACTTTGATGCTTGAAGGTGAGAGCTTATATAACATAAACGGAAATGAAATCCTTGTTCGCGAGAATGAATTGGTTTTGATTAACAGCGGAGAAATTCACAGTTGTCAAATTGATTGGTCCAAACCCTATGAGGCTTTGACGATTATTTTTCCTTTTGATCTGCTGAAACAATCCAATCCAAGCGTTGAAAAATTTTTCTTCACCTTGGACAATGATTCGCCCAGCTATACACAATTGGTCTCTATGTTTAGAGAAACCTACCACCTTTTCAAAAAACGAGCCTCCAATCCGCATTACCAACTAAAATTAAACAGTGTGTTTTATGATATTTTGTATCTTCTCATGACCAGCTTCATTACTGAAAAAAAACTGTCCTTGTCTGTAAAATCCCAAAAGTACTGGAATAGATGCCAAATGATTATCGAACATATAGACGAACATTATAAAGAGCAGCTTACCTTAACCTCATTGTCCAGAGATTTTGGGATATCCAAAGAGCATCTGGCAAGGACATTTAAAGAATATATGGGAACAACTTTTAAAAAACATCTCACCCGTATCCGTCTGTTTTACGCTTATCAGTTACTTATCTATACCGATTACTCCCTCCTGGAAATCGCCATGAAAGAAGGTTTTACCGACAGCCGCTCCTTTATCAATAGTTTCAAAGAAATATATGGGATCACGCCGCAAAAATACAGAAAAACACTGGCAAATCATCACATCATCCGGCATAAAAAATACGATTTGACTTAAGTTATCCGTGACTGCAAATCCGTTCTCTCACGTTCTAAAAAACAAATAGAAGCCCCCGCCACAAGCAGGAGCTTCAAGTTATTGAATCACATGACAATTTTTTATCTCAATGCCAGGACCACCTCTTCACTTGTCCGAATTCGTCCAATCCGGGGAAGATGAAGATACTCTCCGGGTTCCTTCAGTTTCCTGCCGTTGCAGTAATAATTTCCTCCATTTTTCATACACCCATCTTCTGTCCTGATCATAAACAAGGAAGAAAAGAAGGGCGGGATGCAGGTGGGTAACAATAATGATTTTGAAGAGCGAGCGATCTTTCTGGCTGCCATCTGCGGACAGACTTATGCCCAATTTACAAATACGGACGGTTCATTCGTCGTTCCTTTGAATTATTCGGTCAGTCATACGATTGAAGTGAAATCCATTAGCAATGCATGGGAACGCTTTGGGTTTATTATAGAATCTCCACAAGAGATTATTATTGCCTTTCGGGGAACCAGCTCAGCGACCAATTGGATCTCTGACATCATCGCTTCACAAAAGAGGTTTAAATATATTAAGCAAGAATGTCTTACTCATCGCGGCTTCACAGACATCTATTCCTCAGCCCGCAACGGGATTATCGCTGCTCTTACCCGGTTATCGCAGGGCAAGACGTTATACATTACCGGGCACAGTCTCGGTGCGGCGCTCGCGACATTATGTTCGATGGATATTGCAGCCAACACTGCTCATCGCTCACCTAACCTGTATACCTTTGGGTCTCCCCGTGTAGGCGATCCGGCATTTTCAAAAATTTTTTCAAAGTATGTCAGGAACAGCTACCGTATTGCCAATCTTTTTGACGTGGTAACCTATACTCCACCAACCATTTACAAGCTGCCCAAGCGGGAAAAAAAGTACTATTACAGTCATGTTCAGACTCTCTCATCGCTTTCTTTCCAGAATGGAGGCATAGGCCTCAATCACATAATCGGCAGCTATTTCAGAGAGCTCTCCCGGCTTCAGCCGCAATTCACCCAATCGATATGTATGACGAACCCTGGTTTCTGTCCAGTTACTGAAGTTTCCCCAAATGAACCGGCAAAGTCGCAGGGGATCAAAAAAGGTAACCCGCCATCATTAAGGGTTACCTAATCGTATCTAAATAACTTTTATGGTTATGTGCGGCGCATATAAGCGCGTACCGTGATTGGTGCGAAGATCGCCACAATGACAGCGGCGCCGATGAGGGAGAAGGCAAGATCTCCGCCCATCGTTCCCGCGTTGACGAGATCCCGGACGGCTGTGACCAGATGCGAAATCGGGTTGATGTTAA from Paenibacillus sophorae encodes:
- a CDS encoding lipase family protein; translation: MGNNNDFEERAIFLAAICGQTYAQFTNTDGSFVVPLNYSVSHTIEVKSISNAWERFGFIIESPQEIIIAFRGTSSATNWISDIIASQKRFKYIKQECLTHRGFTDIYSSARNGIIAALTRLSQGKTLYITGHSLGAALATLCSMDIAANTAHRSPNLYTFGSPRVGDPAFSKIFSKYVRNSYRIANLFDVVTYTPPTIYKLPKREKKYYYSHVQTLSSLSFQNGGIGLNHIIGSYFRELSRLQPQFTQSICMTNPGFCPVTEVSPNEPAKSQGIKKGNPPSLRVT
- a CDS encoding carbohydrate ABC transporter permease yields the protein MKKNPVSMLITFMVVLAGVLIFVAPLWIMVMNSFKPLNEIIAFPLRFPDEWSFDNYVKAWEEVNIPNIMKNTAIVSFSAVCGVIILATMTAYWAERHPTVYSRIFSSAILLSMLIPFATIMIPLVQVMKFLHLNNTIPGAVLAYWGIGLAFAFFMIRSGVKTLPYELEEAARIDGCGVIQVFVRIVFPLLSPVVFSVFVMDMFWVWNDFMIPLVLLNNQKLSTVQLAINRLFGMYNSRWDIALPALTMSMLPIIVIFILLQKKIVGGVMAGAVKG
- a CDS encoding AraC family transcriptional regulator, whose amino-acid sequence is MNYSHESIMVPEGFLAWIYLHSENQVTLVEDHWHRSLELTLMLEGESLYNINGNEILVRENELVLINSGEIHSCQIDWSKPYEALTIIFPFDLLKQSNPSVEKFFFTLDNDSPSYTQLVSMFRETYHLFKKRASNPHYQLKLNSVFYDILYLLMTSFITEKKLSLSVKSQKYWNRCQMIIEHIDEHYKEQLTLTSLSRDFGISKEHLARTFKEYMGTTFKKHLTRIRLFYAYQLLIYTDYSLLEIAMKEGFTDSRSFINSFKEIYGITPQKYRKTLANHHIIRHKKYDLT
- a CDS encoding carbohydrate ABC transporter permease — encoded protein: MLWGNLLFLGPSTLVFLAVVVIPFAISIIYSFSNWNGISNEIKFVGLNNFNNIFSGKAKFLDAFWFTLRITAVTVLLINLLGILLAVALTARLPLRNPFRAAFYLPQTMGGLILGFIWQFIFIAGFPAIGDKLNLGFFTQQWLGTEKTAFAALVIVNVWQNAGYVMVIMIAALSGISSELIESAKVDGSRPLNTFLRIKLPLCVPYITVSLFWTISSALKMFETNVSLTKGGPYGSTTSMALNIYNDAFANNKYGLATAEALVFFVIILAITSVQLYMSKRKESQIL
- a CDS encoding ABC transporter substrate-binding protein, which codes for MKRTKGRLTMLCVSLAGVLALTACGGQANEGQNSQTGSSESAKTKTIYIYQNKIEIDKALKKTAEAYTALHPDIQFSIESVSDNFSTGLKTKLASGELPDVFTVLGNQDLKLWQSQLEDLTDQPWTKDMIPLAKEGITGDDGKVYGLPVSVEGYGYVYNKKLFQQAGISKVPVTLTELKQDVESLKSAGMQPLVGAYMDWYQAGNFLVNMGIARQKDPLAFIKGLYDGTATFVGNEIFKEVADFIQYDFANGKNGLSTNFNNQTTQLVNGEIAMTLGGNWLQPTIDNGNASLETGLMPLPVNDNPEENDKLYAGVSGYWAINKNSDVKKEVKDFFNWLVTTPEGQTHMTKDMQIIPGFSSFSADNETIGDLGADLSRYLKEGKVYGSYNSYYPDGVAQAFGEAVQRFVAGQVDKDGFLQELQNEWDRLAE